TCAGTTGTAATTCATGGGTCAGAAGTGATCTAGCTAGCTGTTCCAGGTTGAATTTTGTGAAGTCCTTGGTTTCTTGAAGGGAAGTTACTTTGGCTATCCATGGGTCTTGAGGAAGATTTCTGAGGAACTTCCTCACTTGTTCTTCAAGGGTGATGCTTTTTCCAAGTGAGTTTAACTCGTTTATAATGTTAGTGAAACGAGTTATCATGTCTTGGATGGATTCAGATGCTTTCATGGAGAACAGTTCGTACTGATGCATCAGGAGATCAATTTTTGATCTTTtgacttcattagttccttcgtgagTGACTTGGAGGAGATCCCAGATTTGTTTTGCATTCTTGCATCCTATCACTCTGTTGTGCTCATTGGGACCCAAACCGCAATGTAGAATTTTGACATCCATGGCGTTGAGTTCCAGCTTCTCATGGTCAGATTTGTCACATTCAGCAACTGGTTTGGGCACAGTCTCCCTAGAGGCGTTCAACTTGGTGACTTGAAAGTCTCCAACTTCGATTACTCTCCATACCTGATAGTTCTCAGccttgatgaatatctccacccTGTTTCTCCAATACGAGTAGTATTTCCCACTGAACATGGGTGGTCTTTGGGTAGAGTATCCTTCTTCTAGTTTCTCTATAGTGTTCATTGTTCCCGAACCTTTTTCACGTCAAAGTTACCTGCAATAAAAGGGTTCTAGCTCTCATACCAATTGTTAGTTTTACGGAGCTATACAAGAGGGTGGGTGAATTGATGTTTTACAAATTTAATAACTTTACGCGATATggaaaaaagaaagtaaatGGTGCAAGCAAGAATTAGGGTGAGagctctctaggcccaatagagaggaaaaaaccacggccccatAAGGGCTTAAAACTCTTTCACTAATTAGGTAAAACGAATCTGTTTAcaaacctaattctactcaggCCACAATCTGTTAATCTCTTCTGATTacagatgactaggaacaaTACCTCAATTGTTCCTCCCCAATGAAACAGTCGCTCAACTGTTCCAACTCACATATCTCTTTTAGAGACCTTGTTTCTTGCActgtaagcctgactcaggcttatcatacatcaattcaactcaacaataaacaaataattaacAGGTATTATAAACGCAAGATATAAGACCACGTAACTATGTACTGCTCAATATGAGAACATGAAGAGACTCCAATGCAAAGCTTAAAGATGATACATGAATGCTCGAGAGTTTGCTATTAAGTCTGATGAAAGCATATGAAGAACTTGAGGAGTATTTATAGTTCAACGGTGATTTAACCTAAGATTCCTAGACCCTGACTCTAACCGGATTAGGACTCTTTTTAGTAGATAAATTTTCATCAGTTTTAATCTTAGTCCAATCACGAATTGGTAACCTCAAGATTAGTAGTTTATCTGTTACAACCGTAAGAATTACAACGTGACCTAAATTCTTTAGGAGTTTATCATCAAGTATGATTTTAACCTGCATCGTGATCTGGacttagatattttaattactcTTTTCATAAGACTAAAATACCTATGTAGTTTTTCATCGACTTATCCTATATGCAGACACTGTTCTCATACTTTGCAATTTATAGTATACCACAACCTTATACCTTTCAGCGTTTACCATAAATGATTCCTAAAATTGCTCAGCGActtcatcatcaattcatcttTATTTTGTACTTGAAAGCTTCCATCGATGCTGCTTCTCTTAGTCTCTTGCTCTTCTCTTTATCTTGTGAGATTATTCTTTGCTCACTCCACTTGCTTAGCTATCTGTTTCTGAtacagcgcgtctcctgtgagaccagtcacaccatcaacttgatggtgtgacgagcgcgaaaccaatagcgtacctcctctaaaattatataaaaaaaagtaacatatctaaactatagaagtaacatacctaaactaaaaaagtaccttctctaaaattatatatatcaaaaaagtaacatgtctaaactatagaagtaacatacctaaactataaatgtacctcccctaaaactattccgtataaaaaaaagtaacatgtctaaactatagaagtaacatacctaaactaaaaaagtacctcatctaaaattataaaaaaaagtaacatgtctaaactatagaagtaacatacctaaactataaaaaatacctcctctaaaattattaaaaaaaaagtaacatgtctaaactatagaagtaatatACCTAAattaagaaggtatctcccctaaaactactccgtataaaaaaagtaacatgtataaactatagaagtaacatacctaaactaaaaaaagtacctcctctaaaattattaaaaaaggtaacatgtctaaactatagaagtaacatacctaaattcgcaagtgtaaactggtctcaccatccgttgatggtgaggacagtctcatataagaatttggatTTCTGATATCACTAGGTAGATTTCGTGAGTTCAGTTGaacttgtcatcatcaaaatccTTGAGTCAACAATACCAAAGAAATTGGTGACGACCCAAAGAATAATTTCTTGATTAATATTTGCAAATTTTGtgctgcttttttttttttagctgCAACTGCAATTTAATTAAACTAGCTACTTCAAAACTTTCAATACAAGTACGTGTCTCGTAGGAAAAATGCTACACGAAAATCCTAATTTACGTTTACCTCCGTATCTAGAAGATCTTAACAATTATTATTTGCACTGCCTTTTACACAATTTAATgattaatatatctaatttcgtGGGTAAAGTATGTTGCCTATACAAATTTGATAGTAGTATTTTGGAAACATTTATATTTAGACGAATTTAACAGAAACCGACGTGATGATgaatataatagtgagaattcaCAGGTCAATAAATTTTCAACTTTGAACACAAAGTTCAAAAtgttaaaatttttaaaaacgAAGGTAGTATGTCCAATATATAAGAGAAATAGCAAGGATGCATTTCTTATTCATTATGTCAATGTATACATACTagcagcgcgtctcctgtgagatctcacaccatcaacttgatggtgtgacgagcgcgaaaccaatagcgtacatcccataaaactatataaaaaaagtaacagatctaaactatagaagtaacatacctaaactaaaaaagtacatccgctaaaattataaaaaaaagtaacatgtctaaactatagaagtaacatacctaaactaaaaatgtacctcccctaaaactattccgtataaaaaaaagtaacatgtctaaactatagaagtaacatacttaaactaaaaaagtacctcatctaaaattataaaaaaaagtaacatgtataaactatagaagtaacatacctaaattaaaaaaaaaatacctcctctaaaattaataaaaaaaaaagtaacatgtctaaactatagaagtaacatacctaaactaagaaggtatctctccTGAAACtaatccgtataaaaaaagtaacatgtactccgtataaactatagaagtaacatacctaaactaaaaaaagtacttcctctaaaattatataaaaaaaaggtaacatgtctaaactatagaagtaacatacctaaactaagaaggtatctcccctaaaactactccgtataaaaaaaagtaacatgtataaactatagaagtaacatacctaaactaaaaaaagtaactcctctaaaattataaaaaaaagaagtaacatgtctaaactgtagaagtaacatacctaaattcgcaagtgtgaactggtctcaccgtCAGTTGATGGtaaggacagtctcatataagaatttgggataTACTAGGGATACAATTAGGTTTCTACAGAATAATCTAAAGGAGGTAACAAGATAATTACTCCTAGAATTAAGGGAAGATATTCCTAAAATATTTACAAGATAATTGACAAACATATATGGAAGTATTGACCATGAATAGGTCAATCCTTATCCCAATATACTTATAAAGTCAATGTGGAGAATTACCagaaaaataatacaaattgtGAATAATATACAATTGGAATTTCAGAATTTGGTTGGCTTTGACCTAACAAAATTTGGCCTAAACATTAGAGAAATCCTTAAGAAGTTGGCACACTTCAACTCGAATAAGTGTCAATGCTGATAGCCAgctattacggagtataaaacATGCATGTCTATATAAAGGAAACAAACATCGATCAACACTACAACAAAACAGTAGATAATTAACCAATTAGAAAAATACAATCCAAGAAAATGAAGGGAGTTGCATTAGTGGTTGTCGTCTTTATCCTTGCATCAGCGCTTGCTGAGGCAGGACTGCCGATAAACAAGCCTAAGAAAGTCCGGTGCAAAAACAAGTATTCCCCTTGTTATGAAAAAGATCTGTACTGTCCAGCTTCGTGCCCTCGAACATGTTCAGTTAACTGTAACAGTTGTCAGGCTGTCTGTGGACTTGTGCCACCATTTCCACCTCCCCCATCTAAGTTCCAAAAGCCAAAGACAGTTGAATGTAAGGACAGGAAGTTCAGTTCTTGTTACAACAAACCTCTTAATTGTCCTGCTTCTTGCTCGCGTACTTGCAGTGTTGATTGTGCAACCTGTCAGCCTGTTTGTCATTCTGTAAATCTGCCACATTCACCTAGTCCCAAACGTGTTAGGTGTATGAACAAGAAGTACCCTGCTTGCTACTACAGGGAGTTCATTTGCCCTGCTGCTTGTCCTCAGACCTGTCAAGTTGATAGTGTCACTTGCAGTCCTGTTTGCAGTAAGCCTATTAATACCCTTCTTTCTGCTTGTCTTCCTTAAAACTTGTCATCTGCAGCTTCATATTGCTAATAAGAGTCATCAAACACCTAGAGATTTTAATGAAACTGGTTGTCTGCTGTCAACAATGTGATCATTATATACAATTTGTTgctctaaaattttgaaaacaGTCATACATGCAGGGAACTGGTGCATGTGCAGAGTCTAATTAAAGAGGCCGGTTAACTTGAGCATTCTTTGAATCAGTTGTTTTAACATTTTTACTAAAGACTCGATTTTCATGAAATGCAGACTGCAACAAACCAGGAGCAGTGTGCCAGGACCCAAGATTCATCGGAGCAGATGGCATCACATTCTACTTCCACGGAAAGAAAGACCAAGATTTCTGCCTTGTTACAGACTCCAATCTCCACATTAACGCTCACTTCATAGGGAAGCGTGACTCCAACATGGGAAGGGACTTCACTTGGGTCCAGTCCCTAGGCATCCTCTTTAACAACCACACACTCTACATTGGAGCCTTAAATACCACTACTTGGAACGATGCCATGGACCGACTTTCACTTTCCTACGATGACCAACCCATCAACCTCCTAGAGACGGAAGGTGCTAGCTGGAAATCTACAGACAGTAGTGTGAGTGTGATTATAACAAGGTCAAGGTCCACAAACGCGGTTGAGGTTGAGGTAGAGGGAAACTTTAAGATCAAGGCTGTAGTAGTCCCCATAACAGAGAAGGATTCATTGATACACAAGTATGGTATAAGTCCCAAAAAGGATTGTTTTGCTCACCTTGACTTAAGCTTCAAGTTTAACTCCTTAAGTGATGAAGTGAATGGGGTGTTAGGCCAAACCTATGGAAGAAACTACACCAGCCGGGTTAAAATGGGAGTAGCTAATCCTGTACTTGGAGGGGAAAAGGAGTTCCAGTCCTCAAGCATGTTTGCTACCGATTGCGCAGCTGCAAGGTACaatgggaattggaattatggGAGTTATAGTTATCAAAGGATCAAGTATGCTGATCTCAACTGTGCTTCTGGCACTAGTGGCCGTGGAGTTGTCTGCAAACGCTGATAAATATTCTCAACTACTGAATTATTAAGTTTATTATTAATTGCgaattaaatttgttaaattgtGTGATTGTTTGTTTGGTTAGTTGGATTATGTTTTACTAAATATTTCACACGTACTTATTGTATACCACTATTAATAATGAGATTACACTCAACTTGTTTTAAATTGGGTGTTTGTTTGCTTGCttggattatgttttcattttagATTGAACACATACTTAATGTACACCACGTCACCACGTACTATTAATAATGAATTAATGATCGATATTTCTCTGAACTTATTTACAATTTGCAAAAGTTTCAAGCTACTagcttaactgaacttatttaagTTTTCGTGTTATACTCTCTAGATTTCTTTTGATAATCGATCTTTTCGTGTTATACTACTACTCCACAAAGTTCTTTTGCTATTGATCTTTTTCTTGTTAATCTAATGTCTTTCTATATCCGCATCCATTTTTTACCCCCTAATCAGATATTGTTCCTAATAATGTCCCGAGTTCGATACTCGGCAAGCGGACATATTTTCTATTGTTTTGCTGTTGAATTGTAGCTCctgtctttctttcttttttttttaaaaaaaaaaacactttttccaatattttttatttttctagctTGTACTTTTTTTATTCACATTTATTTTTGAAGAACTAATTTTCTCATTTATaatattttgtatatatatgtagtttctaaattattaaaactcaCTCTTTCGTATTATCAGTTTATCACTATATATTCTTTAATCTTTTACGAGATAATTAAGTTCCACATTGAATTTATGTACGTAGTATTTGACATCTAATTTACGCTTTAGTACTCAGTTGCAATTGACGTAACTGTTTATGGACGAAGAAATATTTATTTGATGGACTATGTGTCTATGTTATATTGTTTTAAAAAATTGCAAATATCAATTTTAATGAAGACAAAAATTAACCGCTCAATATAAACCGTTTTTGTAACAAATAATAATCTCTTTATGCATATTTATTTAAGTTAAAGATTGCAAGTGTTTAGAACATGCTTTTGAAATTCTAGAGGAGATAtaatattttgttatttatttgaattcaacaattTAGTGGATTGGACTAAAATCGTGATGCGTCATTAACCTTTTTTTTGAAGGTTGATGCGTAATTAACATATATATGATGAAacgatatacggagtatatattttgGTTAATCCATATCATTTTGAGAGGGACCTTGATCTCTTATTTCGCCTAGAACCCTCAAAATATCAGGATCGGAGCTGCTCTAATTTAGAATATTAGttcattttaataaatattCAAGTCAAACGACAAATGTCTTTTTCCAAATGAATTAATATTTTGTTTAGTTATGGTTGTGGTTTGGTTCTCCTAGTTCTTCCGTATTCGTCCCGTACCGGCCCAATCAATATCGTATTGAGTCAGGCCCATTTTGTAACATGATGGGTCCTGGGCTTTTTGTTGGAGTCTTCCCATTGAAAGGGCCTAAATGGCGAACATGTCTTGAAAGAAAAAAGTCAAACACGATTATCAGATTACGGCCCTGTTCGGTAAAATTAGCAGTAGCGGGTAGTGGTTAGCgtttgagtagcgggtagcggttcgAGTAGCCGGTAGCGGTGAAtggtagcgggtaacggttagctgtcaaagtagcggcTAACCATTATgtgtgttcggtaaaagtagcggttgatattctaaaataaaataaaaggtagaatattttttaaaactttattataaatttatcaaaagctacccgctaccttaaaagctattaattttaacgtttgacaaaagctacccaaACGCTACCTAAACCGCTAACCGTTACCTAAACCGCTACCTTGCCAAACActcacaaattttacaagtagcgtcttaactaggtcaaaacgctacccgctacctcaaacgctactgCCGAACACGCCCGTACGCTAAATACTTTTGAAACAGCGTAAGACGACAATCTTGAAACATTTCTTCAGTTGAACAAAAACCGGATCGAAAATCATGGACGGCTAAGTTCTTTTAGTTTACTTACAATTTGATCAACCCAATGACAGTTGACTTATTTGCAAATGGTTACATCGTTTAGCATTCACCAAAAACATTATTGCCCATTAATGAGTTTCTATTCATGTTTTTGACACATTTTTCTAGGTATATATTTGTACTTTTAGATTATTAATTATCCttcaaaaattaataattcCAGGTTTCAGAGTCTTAAGAAATACGTAGTATAGTATACATTAATGATtaatacaaattaattatatgTACTAGATAGTTCAGTCCACTTACAATCCTAAATAAGGTATCGTTTGTAATACAAATTGTTTATAGTAGAAGTGCTCTATTTTATAAGGTTGTATTTTGTCTCCAATACAACACAACCTACCTATGACCATATGAGTATATATATAGGCATAGTGGATTTCAATAAATCCAAATTTGTTGTTTTTAATCGAAACTTTGgttaattttgttatttttaatgGAAACTTCGGTACAATTTTCTTTTAAGTGAGCAATTGAGACAAAAGAAAATACGGAGTATAGATTATATAGTGAAATGGAGATTCAAAGCTAAAATATGCCGCCTACAAACCCAAATAAGTCATAACTAGTATGCCACTTTAATGGTGAAAGTTTGGTACAATGAGACTTTTATTTCGATATGAAGGGAAGAATTAAAAACATATTAGAGATTTTATGAAATTGTCAACGAAATAGGAGAGGAAAGTAGAGAATTTATTTCACAATCTTTGGAGAGCAAGTGAAggatgaaaatttaaaatttacgcAAAATATACATGCATGTACACTTAAGGAAATTACTTAAGATTAGAACCTACTTAAGAAAATGAAGCTGAAAGGAAGGCCTTGTCCATGTGAATACTTGAGTATAAACCCATTAAAGTTGCACTATTACCGAATTCTTCTACTTGAAACAACATACCATACATGtattttattataaatataaataataaacaataattaacacCCACTATAAAAACAAAGACATAGCATTGAAATTCTCATCACCAAACATTAATCTCTTTCTTTAAACAATTTATCCCTTCTTAACATCAATAATCAGTTAGAAACCAACATCAAGAAAATGAAGCGAGCAGGGGTGGTGGCAGTCATCCTCCTTCTTTCCTTGGCATTGGCTGAGGCGGCTCCAGCGCCTGATTACGTTAACCCAGGTGATGTAACTATCGTACCCGTGGAGCCTAAGGCACCCAACGGGCCCAAGGATAAGGAGCCCAAAGAGCCCAAAGAGCCTAAGGAGCCAAAAGAGCCTAAAGAACCCAAAGAGCCTAAGGAGCCTAAGGAACCCAAAGAGCCTAAGGAGCCTAAGGAACCCAAAGAGCCTAAAGTGCCTGTGGTTTACACACCTCCTTCACCACCAACAACTACCCCTCCACCACCCACAACCACCCCATCACCACCCACAACCACCCCAGCGCCACCTACGACTACCCCATCACCACCCACGACGACCCCATCTCCACCCACGACAACCCCAACTCCACCATCATCATCTAGTCCTAAGCAAGTAAGGTGCATGGACAGGTACTATCCGGGCTGCTACTATAGGCAATTTACTTGTCCCGCTGCATGTGCTGAGAGTTGCCAAGTTGACTGTAACACTTGTAGTCCTGTTTGTGGTAAGTTCCAATTATATTCTACGAGTACTCTATTATTtaattcataacttaataatttgTTTCTGTTGTAAGTTAAgcaatacaaagtccaaaatcaGTCCCAAAATAGATTAGACCTGATTTGGCAATCGGTTGTTGACTATTACTCGTAGCTTCAAATTATATTAAGTCAACCAAACATGTCCATAGCATTCATTATTATATATCCTTGTTTCATCATTTGACTTGTACTTTGGATGATATATACACAGATTGTAACAAGCCAGGTGCGGTGTGCCAAGATCCAAGGTTCGTAGGAGCAGATGGAATTACATTTTACTTCCACGGCAAGAAAGACCAAGACTTCTGCCTCGTCTCCGACTCCAACCTCCACATCAACGCTCATTTCATTGGAAAACGTACCGCTAACATGGGACGAGACTTCACCTGGGTCCAAGCCCTAGGTCTCCTCTTTAACAACCACAAGATCTACATCGGAGCCCAAAAGACCGCCACATGGAACGATGCCATGGACCGTATTTCCCTCTCCTTCGACGGCCAACCCATCGACCTCCTAGAAACCGAGGGTGCCAGCTGGCAATCACCTGCTGGAGACGTGACCATCACCCGTGTTAGGGCAACAAACGCGGTAGAAATACAAGCCGAGGGTAACTTCAAGATCAAGGCGGTTGTGGTCCCAATCACCCAAAAAGATTCCTTGATCCACAAGTATGGTGTGACACAAGAAGATTGTTTTGCTCACCTTGACTTGAGCTTCAAGTTTAACTCGTTGACTAGACAAGTGAGTGGGGTATTGGGTCAAACTTATGCTAGTAACTATGTGAGTAGGGTTAAGATGGGAGTGGCAATGCCTGTCTTAGGTGGCGATAGGGAATTCCATTCCTCAAGTATCTTTGCTACTGATTGTGCTGTGGCTAGGTTCAAcgggaaagggaaagggaaagggaatgggAATCAAATTTCTGAAGAGGGAATTCAGTTTGCTGATCTCAACTGTTCTTCTGGATTCAGTGGCCGTGGAGTTGTCTGCAAGCGTTGATGCACTTAATTACTAACTTATcagaattaattaatttattaccaTTGTATTATTGATTATCAAGGAACTAAATATATGTATTTGGCATATTCTTATTTCATTATACAATAAAGAATATTGTCATATTGTGTGATTAAAGTTTTATAAATGCATGCATACAAATTGACATTGTTTTCAcatataatacgaagtatatagtcAATGACCTGAAACATTTACATATAAGAAATTATAGTCAATGCGGCCAATGTGAGAAAGATGATTTGCATCAGGAAGCTAGAAAGTGTATAAATTCTCTCTATACACAAGGTAAATAACAATTCTGTATGACTACGAGCATAAGGCCTCGTGAGGTAGGGTTaaattgaatgaggaaaatCAAGTTATAAACATGTATTGGAGAGATGGAATTAATGATGAAAGAAGATTGTGATGTATATGGTGATGTGTGTATTCGATACAAATTTTAGAACGAATAAGTAAAATTTAGTTTGTGCACCGTTTATAGGCTTCAACAACCATTTAAGTAATGTAATGTTTGGATGTGCATTAATCTTTGACGAGAAAATAAACATTTTTGTGTTGCTATTGAAAGCACTTTTAAAGTCTATAGGAGTAAAACACCTATAACTATCTTAAATGATCAAAATCAGGCGCAATAACAAATGGTATTGAAAAGATAAGAATACATTAACTAATTTCTTAAGATgcttaattaatttcattttgtATTTAACTAATTATACTTTTGGTACTAAGAAATATATATTCTTACCTAACTATTTTCAGTAATTAACAAACTACTaaaaatgcttaactaattgataatAATTCTTAATAATTTCTTTCAGTAgtaaactagattttagcccgtgcgatgcacggattttattaaattgttatgtttaaataaaactactatgtatataccaattttatattctttgtattagattagattagtttttgattttgcattgaatttcattttatattttttttataattatgagagtgtttgttttttgatgaaattgtatatgcgtaatattaattaataaaaaaaatctacgtgacacttaattatttatctacgtggcactcgactttttaattcaaaattaattttgaaatcttatttttcattggccgaaaccatcagatttcctacgtggcgctctaatataggactaatgtttgattttaaattgaattttatttattttattttagattagtgtttgattttggatgaattttattttatattattttttgattatCAGAGTGCTTGATTTTAGATGgtgttgtatatattagtaatatattcattaaaatatctacgtggcaccttattaattatctacatggcaatcgatttttttaattcaaaaatatattagaaatcttatttttcattggtcgaaaccattagtaatcctacgtggcgctctaataattcagcaaatatgcctcttggattaatgtttgattttaaattgaattttatttattttattttagattagtgtttgattttggatgaattttattttagatttattttttttaattattatagtgttttattttagatggagttgtatatattagtaattaattaattaaaatatctacgtggcacctaattaattatctacgtggcacttgatttttttaattcaaaaataaattagaaatcttatttttcattggctgaaaccattagtaatcctatgtgGCGCCCTAATATTTCAGcgaatatgcctcctttatatatatatatatatatactagattttagcccgtgcgatgcacggattctattaaattgttatgtttaaataaacatcctatgtatataccacttttatatattagattagattagtttttgattttgcattgaatttcattttagtttttttttattaatagagtgtttgtttttggatgaaattgtatatgcgtaatattaataattaattaataaaaaatatctacgtggcacttaatcatttatctacgtggcacttgacttttttaattcaaaattaatttcgaaatattatttttcattggccgaaaccattagatttttctacgtggcgctctaatattggattaatgttttcattttaaattgaattttatttattttattttggattagcgtttgattttggatgaattttattttatatttattttttaattatttgagtgtttgattttagatggagttgtatatattagtaataattaattaattaaaatatctacttggcacctaattaattatctacgtggcaatcgattattttttaattattagtgtgtttgattttagatggagttgtatatattagtaattaattaattaaaatatctacatggcacctaattaattatctacgtggcacttgatttttttaattcaaaaataaattagaaatcttatttttcattggacgAAACCATTaataatcctaggtggcgctttaatatttcagcaaatatgcctcctttatatatgtactagattttagcccgtgcgatgcacggattctattaaattgttatatttaaataaaaaatctatgtatataccacttttatatattagattagattagtttttgattttgcattgaatttcattttagatttttttttattatgaaagtgtttgtttttggacgaaattgtatatgcgtaatattaatagataattaataaaaaatatctacgtgaaagttaatcatttcttt
This Spinacia oleracea cultivar Varoflay chromosome 6, BTI_SOV_V1, whole genome shotgun sequence DNA region includes the following protein-coding sequences:
- the LOC110791668 gene encoding uncharacterized protein isoform X1; its protein translation is MKGVALVVVVFILASALAEAGLPINKPKKVRCKNKYSPCYEKDLYCPASCPRTCSVNCNSCQAVCGLVPPFPPPPSKFQKPKTVECKDRKFSSCYNKPLNCPASCSRTCSVDCATCQPVCHSVNLPHSPSPKRVRCMNKKYPACYYREFICPAACPQTCQVDSVTCSPVCNCNKPGAVCQDPRFIGADGITFYFHGKKDQDFCLVTDSNLHINAHFIGKRDSNMGRDFTWVQSLGILFNNHTLYIGALNTTTWNDAMDRLSLSYDDQPINLLETEGASWKSTDSSVSVIITRSRSTNAVEVEVEGNFKIKAVVVPITEKDSLIHKYGISPKKDCFAHLDLSFKFNSLSDEVNGVLGQTYGRNYTSRVKMGVANPVLGGEKEFQSSSMFATDCAAARYNGNWNYGSYSYQRIKYADLNCASGTSGRGVVCKR
- the LOC110791668 gene encoding uncharacterized protein isoform X2 encodes the protein MKGVALVVVVFILASALAEAGLPINKPKKVRCKNKYSPCYEKDLYCPASCPRTCSVNCNSCQAVCGLVPPFPPPPSKFQKPKTVEYCNKPGAVCQDPRFIGADGITFYFHGKKDQDFCLVTDSNLHINAHFIGKRDSNMGRDFTWVQSLGILFNNHTLYIGALNTTTWNDAMDRLSLSYDDQPINLLETEGASWKSTDSSVSVIITRSRSTNAVEVEVEGNFKIKAVVVPITEKDSLIHKYGISPKKDCFAHLDLSFKFNSLSDEVNGVLGQTYGRNYTSRVKMGVANPVLGGEKEFQSSSMFATDCAAARYNGNWNYGSYSYQRIKYADLNCASGTSGRGVVCKR
- the LOC110791679 gene encoding uncharacterized protein; amino-acid sequence: MKRAGVVAVILLLSLALAEAAPAPDYVNPGDVTIVPVEPKAPNGPKDKEPKEPKEPKEPKEPKEPKEPKEPKEPKEPKEPKEPKEPKVPVVYTPPSPPTTTPPPPTTTPSPPTTTPAPPTTTPSPPTTTPSPPTTTPTPPSSSSPKQVRCMDRYYPGCYYRQFTCPAACAESCQVDCNTCSPVCDCNKPGAVCQDPRFVGADGITFYFHGKKDQDFCLVSDSNLHINAHFIGKRTANMGRDFTWVQALGLLFNNHKIYIGAQKTATWNDAMDRISLSFDGQPIDLLETEGASWQSPAGDVTITRVRATNAVEIQAEGNFKIKAVVVPITQKDSLIHKYGVTQEDCFAHLDLSFKFNSLTRQVSGVLGQTYASNYVSRVKMGVAMPVLGGDREFHSSSIFATDCAVARFNGKGKGKGNGNQISEEGIQFADLNCSSGFSGRGVVCKR